GCGACGAAACCCGGCAGTGACGACGCATCGACAATTTCGCCATCCAGCAGCATTTCCGGTCCTGCCCAGCGTTCTGCCAGAAGCTGGTAGACGGCGTCCTTGTCATCCTCGGTGATCCGGCGTGTGACGATGCTCATGACCTGCCCTCAGCGGTGAAGTATACGCGACGACAGCGGTGTCCGTGCCTGCCAGCGTGCCCGTTCCAGTTCCGGATCGACATGTTCTTCTTCCGGAAATCCGACGCATAGATAAGCCACGAGCCGCCAGCTTTCGTCAACCTGCAGGATATCTGCGACCTTTTCAGGGTCGAGGATCGACACCCAGCCGACCCCCACACCTTCCGCCCGGGCCGCCAGCCAGAACGTGTGGATCATGCTGACGGTGGAATAGGCCAACGTCTCCGGCATGGTCATGCGGCCGAGCCCGTGCCCCTGCTCCGGATCCTCGTCACTGAAAACGGCCAGATGCACCGGCGCTTCCTTGAGGCCCGCCAGCTT
This genomic interval from Labrenzia sp. VG12 contains the following:
- the bluB gene encoding 5,6-dimethylbenzimidazole synthase codes for the protein MSGGQAGDGAKPDFSERFRTDFETLLKWRRDVRRFRQDPLQDETLHHLLELADLAPSVGNSQPWRIVIVDSEQKRGEIIATFEAENEAAAQSYANDKAQLYRQLKLAGLKEAPVHLAVFSDEDPEQGHGLGRMTMPETLAYSTVSMIHTFWLAARAEGVGVGWVSILDPEKVADILQVDESWRLVAYLCVGFPEEEHVDPELERARWQARTPLSSRILHR